One window of the Streptomyces sp. TS71-3 genome contains the following:
- a CDS encoding DUF6542 domain-containing protein, which produces MCPASNRSRRPDPPPTDTVARGLARAGAVLLHAVPRLVRAVPRLVRRLRNAPNPRLTGIGSGLFCAATMFLLACLDRVLLDGSLMVYGALFLPVSALTALWVRRADLLTAPVAVPIGFALGALPIVGDADGGVTSRLMGLFTALAMYAGWLYGGTLIAGVITTARKLRLIWLMNRRAAAQGRNVPAAGFRGTATGRSGYSAAPGVSAPGRAGRVAPGPRSAAGPGGGAGAGTASRTGGGRFSGGKGKGTGGSGSGGSAAGAPRRRLRPPHPGEGPPRPRRRPA; this is translated from the coding sequence GTGTGCCCCGCGTCGAACCGCTCGCGCCGACCCGACCCGCCGCCCACCGACACCGTCGCACGGGGCCTCGCGCGCGCCGGTGCGGTGCTCCTGCACGCCGTGCCGCGTCTGGTGCGGGCCGTCCCCCGTCTCGTACGCAGGCTGCGGAACGCCCCCAACCCCCGGCTGACCGGGATCGGAAGCGGGCTGTTCTGCGCCGCGACGATGTTCCTGCTCGCCTGTCTGGACCGGGTGCTGCTGGACGGGTCACTGATGGTCTACGGGGCGTTGTTCCTGCCGGTCAGCGCGCTGACCGCGCTCTGGGTGCGGCGGGCCGACCTGCTGACCGCACCGGTCGCCGTGCCCATCGGCTTCGCCCTCGGTGCCCTGCCGATCGTGGGCGACGCGGACGGCGGCGTCACCTCCCGGCTGATGGGTCTCTTCACGGCACTGGCGATGTACGCGGGCTGGCTGTACGGCGGCACCCTGATCGCCGGTGTGATCACGACGGCCCGCAAGCTCCGGCTGATCTGGCTGATGAACCGGCGGGCCGCCGCCCAGGGGCGGAACGTGCCGGCGGCGGGGTTCCGCGGGACCGCGACGGGCCGTTCGGGCTACTCCGCTGCTCCGGGGGTTTCCGCGCCGGGGCGCGCGGGGCGGGTCGCGCCCGGTCCCCGGTCTGCCGCGGGGCCCGGGGGCGGTGCCGGTGCCGGGACGGCTTCGCGGACCGGCGGGGGGCGGTTCTCCGGTGGCAAGGGCAAGGGCACCGGTGGTTCCGGGTCCGGGGGGTCGGCAGCGGGGGCTCCCAGGCGGCGGCTGCGTCCGCCGCACCCGGGCGAGGGGCCGCCCCGCCCTCGGCGGCGTCCCGCCTGA
- the ychF gene encoding redox-regulated ATPase YchF, with protein sequence MSLTIGIVGLPNVGKSTLFNALTKNDVLAANYPFATIEPNVGVVGVPDPRLDKLAEMFSSARVLPATVDFVDIAGIVRGASEGEGLGNKFLANIRESDAICQVIRAFKDENVVHVDGKISPKSDIETINTELILADLQTIEKVLPRLQKEARIKKDLQAKLKAVESAKDILDGGRTLFAAGIAQGTESAEPLHDLHLLTTKPFLYVFNVDEDELADEAFKEEQRTLVAPAEAIFLDAKLEADLAELDADEALELLQSVGQEEPGLATLARVGFNTLGLQTYLTAGPKEARAWTIKRGATAPEAAGVIHTDFQKGFIKAEVISYDDLIEAGSVADSRAAGKARMEGKEYVMQDGDVVEFRFNV encoded by the coding sequence GTGTCGCTCACGATCGGAATCGTCGGTCTGCCCAATGTCGGCAAGTCGACCCTGTTCAATGCCCTGACCAAGAACGACGTGCTCGCGGCCAACTATCCGTTCGCCACGATCGAGCCCAACGTCGGCGTGGTGGGCGTGCCCGACCCGCGACTCGACAAGCTGGCCGAGATGTTCTCCTCCGCGCGCGTCCTTCCGGCCACCGTGGACTTCGTCGACATCGCCGGCATCGTCCGGGGCGCCAGCGAGGGCGAGGGGCTCGGCAACAAGTTCCTGGCGAACATCCGCGAGTCCGACGCCATCTGCCAGGTCATCCGGGCGTTCAAGGACGAGAACGTCGTTCACGTGGACGGCAAGATCTCGCCCAAGAGCGATATCGAGACGATCAACACCGAGCTGATCCTCGCCGACCTCCAGACCATCGAGAAGGTCCTGCCGCGGCTCCAGAAGGAGGCGCGGATCAAGAAGGACCTCCAGGCGAAGCTGAAGGCGGTGGAGTCCGCGAAGGACATCCTGGACGGCGGCCGCACCCTCTTCGCGGCGGGCATCGCCCAGGGCACGGAGTCCGCGGAGCCCCTGCACGACCTGCACCTGCTCACCACCAAGCCGTTCCTCTACGTCTTCAACGTCGACGAGGACGAGCTGGCCGACGAGGCCTTCAAGGAGGAGCAGCGCACCCTGGTCGCCCCCGCCGAGGCGATCTTCCTGGACGCCAAGCTGGAGGCGGACCTCGCGGAGCTCGACGCGGACGAGGCCCTGGAACTCCTCCAGTCCGTCGGCCAGGAGGAGCCGGGCCTGGCGACCCTGGCCCGGGTCGGCTTCAACACGCTCGGCCTCCAGACGTACCTGACCGCGGGCCCCAAGGAGGCCCGCGCCTGGACCATCAAGAGGGGCGCCACCGCCCCGGAGGCCGCCGGCGTCATCCACACCGACTTCCAGAAGGGCTTCATCAAGGCCGAGGTCATCTCCTACGACGACCTCATCGAGGCCGGCTCCGTAGCCGACTCCCGCGCGGCGGGCAAGGCCCGCATGGAGGGCAAGGAGTACGTGATGCAGGACGGGGACGTGGTGGAGTTCCGGTTCAACGTTTAG
- a CDS encoding 4-hydroxy-3-methylbut-2-enyl diphosphate reductase, with translation MTASSARRVLLAAPRGYCAGVDRAVIAVEKALEQYGAPIYVRHEIVHNKHVVQTLERKGAIFVERTAEVPEGSIVMFSAHGVAPVVHEEAAERRLATIDATCPLVTKVHKEAVRYAKEDFDILLIGHEGHEEVIGTSGEAPEHITLVDGPEDVAKVEVRDPSKVVWLSQTTLSVDETMETVDALKGKFPKLVSPPSDDICYATQNRQLAVKQMGAEADLVIVVGSRNSSNSKRLVEVAKLAGARDAHLVDFAEEIDEAWLEGAGTVGVTSGASVPDVLVEGVLEWLAARGYEDVEIVKAAEESITFSLPKELRRDLRAEASALAAGGQAGAEPAGTATEADATGGAGRS, from the coding sequence ATGACCGCTTCGTCAGCCCGCCGCGTCCTGCTCGCCGCCCCCCGTGGCTACTGCGCGGGCGTGGACCGTGCCGTGATCGCCGTCGAGAAGGCCCTGGAGCAGTACGGGGCCCCGATCTATGTCCGCCACGAGATCGTCCACAACAAGCACGTCGTGCAGACCCTGGAGAGAAAGGGCGCGATCTTCGTCGAGCGCACGGCGGAGGTGCCCGAGGGGTCGATCGTGATGTTCTCCGCGCACGGCGTGGCCCCGGTCGTCCACGAGGAGGCAGCCGAGCGCAGGCTGGCCACCATCGACGCGACCTGCCCCCTGGTGACGAAGGTCCACAAGGAGGCCGTGCGGTACGCCAAGGAGGACTTCGACATCCTCCTGATCGGCCACGAGGGCCACGAGGAGGTCATCGGCACCTCCGGAGAGGCCCCCGAGCACATCACCCTGGTCGACGGCCCCGAGGACGTCGCCAAGGTGGAGGTCCGCGACCCCTCCAAGGTCGTCTGGCTCTCCCAGACCACGCTCTCCGTCGACGAGACGATGGAGACGGTCGACGCCCTGAAGGGGAAGTTCCCGAAGCTCGTCTCGCCGCCCAGCGACGACATCTGCTACGCCACCCAGAACCGCCAGCTTGCCGTCAAGCAGATGGGCGCCGAGGCCGACCTGGTGATCGTGGTCGGCTCGCGGAACTCCTCGAACTCCAAGCGGCTCGTGGAGGTCGCCAAGCTCGCCGGCGCGCGCGACGCCCACCTGGTGGACTTCGCCGAGGAGATCGACGAGGCCTGGCTGGAGGGTGCCGGCACGGTCGGCGTCACCTCCGGAGCCTCCGTGCCCGACGTGCTCGTCGAGGGCGTGCTGGAGTGGCTGGCGGCCCGCGGCTACGAGGACGTGGAGATCGTCAAGGCCGCCGAGGAGTCGATCACGTTCTCGCTGCCCAAGGAGCTCCGCCGCGACCTGCGCGCCGAGGCCTCGGCCCTCGCCGCGGGGGGCCAGGCGGGTGCGGAACCGGCCGGCACGGCGACGGAGGCGGACGCGACCGGCGGCGCCGGGCGCTCGTAG
- the ppgK gene encoding polyphosphate--glucose phosphotransferase: protein MQIFGVDIGGTGIKGAPVDLGRGDLADDRFKVLTPHPATPDKVADGVAEVVNHFGWQGPVGITFPGVIADGSTVRTAANVDKSWIGVDARAMLHERTGGLPVTVINDADAAGVAEMQFGAGRGRGGTVLVLTLGTGIGSALFIDGRLVPNTELGHLELHGHDAEKHASTKVKEDHDMSWEHWAKRVQKYLAHVEMLFSPSLFIIGGGVSRKAHKFLPLIEGIEAEVVPARLQNNAGIVGAAMQAAKEA from the coding sequence ATGCAGATCTTCGGTGTGGACATCGGCGGCACGGGCATCAAGGGCGCCCCTGTGGACCTCGGCCGCGGCGACCTCGCCGACGATCGGTTCAAGGTCCTGACGCCGCATCCGGCGACGCCGGACAAGGTGGCCGACGGGGTCGCCGAGGTCGTGAACCACTTCGGCTGGCAGGGCCCGGTCGGCATCACGTTCCCGGGCGTGATCGCCGACGGATCCACCGTGCGGACGGCCGCGAACGTGGACAAGTCCTGGATCGGCGTGGACGCCCGGGCCATGCTGCACGAGCGCACGGGCGGCCTGCCCGTCACCGTGATCAACGACGCGGACGCCGCGGGAGTGGCCGAGATGCAGTTCGGCGCGGGCCGCGGGCGCGGCGGCACCGTCCTCGTCCTCACCCTGGGCACCGGCATCGGCAGCGCGCTCTTCATCGACGGCCGCCTCGTGCCCAACACCGAACTCGGCCACCTGGAGCTGCACGGGCACGACGCCGAGAAGCACGCGTCGACGAAGGTCAAGGAAGACCACGACATGAGCTGGGAGCACTGGGCGAAGCGGGTGCAGAAGTACCTGGCGCACGTCGAGATGCTCTTCTCACCGTCCCTGTTCATCATCGGCGGCGGAGTCAGCCGCAAGGCGCACAAGTTCCTGCCGCTCATCGAGGGGATCGAGGCCGAGGTGGTCCCGGCGCGCCTGCAGAACAACGCGGGGATCGTGGGAGCGGCCATGCAGGCGGCGAAGGAGGCGTAG